The following proteins are co-located in the Hemitrygon akajei unplaced genomic scaffold, sHemAka1.3 Scf000086, whole genome shotgun sequence genome:
- the LOC140722720 gene encoding ribonuclease inhibitor-like, with translation MPLTPIDCTVLSHVIGLCDTIKQLDFWNCRIQFEGIERLGPGLHKCQELRLGGNILGDSGVKLVSAALRNPKCEIQKLRLNDVGLTDTGAEDLASALSANRTLTELNLSVNKLGDSGVKLVSVALRNPECKIKKLWLWKVGLTDSGTEDLVSTLSTNQSLTELALRSNSLTDRSIPTLHQLILTVPSLACIELWRNRFSETGEMELRSLEKIRPGLTVTL, from the exons ATGCCACTGACCCCAATTGACTgcacggtcctgtctcatgtcatcggactctgtgatacaataaaacagctCGATTTCTGGAACTGCCGCATTCAGTTTGAAGGTATAGAGCGGCTGGGACCAGGGctacacaagtgccaggagttgag ACTAGGGGGGAACatcctgggagattcaggagtgaaactggtgtctgcagcATTGAGGAACCCTAAGTGtgaaatacagaaactgcg GCTGAACGATGTTGGTCTCACAGATACTGGTgctgaggatctcgcctccgctctcagcgCAAACCGaacactgacggagctgaacctgagtgttaataaactgggagattcaggagtgaaactggtgtctgtggctctgaggaacccagagtgtaaaataaAGAAACTGTG GCTGTGGAAGgttggtctcacagattctggtaccGAAGATCTTGTCTCCACTCTCAGTACAAACCAATCACTGACAGAGCTGGCCCTGAGATCAAACTCACTCACAGACCGATCTATCCCCACTCTTCATCAGCTCATACTGACAGTCCCGAGTCTGGCCTGTATCGA GCTGTGGAGAAATCGCTTCAGTGAGACTGGGGAGATGGAACTGAGGTCTCTGGAGAAAATCAGACCTGGACTGACAGTGACCCTGTGA